The Nicotiana tabacum cultivar K326 chromosome 14, ASM71507v2, whole genome shotgun sequence genome contains a region encoding:
- the LOC142169050 gene encoding uncharacterized protein LOC142169050: protein MQYTPANCDLFLTAVYAKCTENERRELWSSLEEIHTHINGPWCIGGDFNVILDPEENKGGNPHRMRISFEFSSCMDNCEVVDLGFVGPRFTWCNNWRARKRIWKRLNRVFVNDLWTQPFQNNMVKHLARTGLDHKPLLIKCQKEPQAGVKYFKFLNFWDEQPSFMNLVEEGWSTQDPGNPKWRLQ from the coding sequence ATGCAATACACCCCCGCTAATTGTGATCTATTTCTCACAGCAGTATATGCCAAATGTACTGAGAATGAAAGGAGAGAGCTTTGGAGTAGTTTGGAAGAAATTCACACTCACATCAATGGTCCTTGGTGCATTGGGGGTGACTTCAATGTAATATTAGATCCAGAGGAAAACAAAGGGGGCAATCCTCACAGAATGCGGATAAGTTTTGAGTTCAGTAGCTGTATGGACAATTGTGAGGTGGTGGATTTGGGGTTTGTAGGCCCTAGATTCACGTGGTGCAACAACTGGAGAGCTAGAAAAAGGATTTGGAAGAGACTCAACAGAGTCTTTGTTAATGACCTATGGACCCAACCTTTCCAGAATAATATGGTCAAGCACCTAGCAAGAACTGGCTTAGATCATAAGCCTCTCCTCATCAAATGTCAAAAGGAGCCTCAAGCTGGCGTCAAATACttcaaattcctaaatttctGGGATGAGCAACCATCATTCATGAACCTGGTAGAAGAGGGTTGGAGCACTCAAGATCCTGGAAACCCCAAGTGGAGGCTACAATAG